One genomic region from Verrucomicrobiota bacterium encodes:
- a CDS encoding amino acid ABC transporter permease — translation MFFAPSSTPATAPTWPVRILNFAAVLLLLAFLFYFAFDQLNYHWGWASVYKYREKFLQGWLATVLISIIALGSSTIIGLFFALARRAHFLPLRYFSVVYVEAVRGTPLLVQILIFFYVVAPAFHAENRFLVGVLILSCFSGAYISEVIRAGIESVGQSQLESAKAIGLTRAQTYRYVIFPQALRQTLPPLAGQFVSLIKDSSLLSTISLNEFTQNAREVNAYTFSALESYIPLAVGYLILTLPISLWTRHLEQRVKFET, via the coding sequence TTGTTCTTCGCTCCCAGCTCGACGCCGGCAACTGCACCAACGTGGCCAGTTCGAATCCTCAATTTCGCCGCCGTACTCCTGCTGCTGGCGTTCCTGTTCTATTTTGCTTTCGACCAACTGAACTATCACTGGGGCTGGGCCTCGGTTTACAAATATCGGGAAAAGTTTCTCCAAGGCTGGCTGGCGACAGTCTTGATTTCAATCATCGCGCTTGGCTCGAGCACGATCATCGGTCTTTTCTTTGCGCTGGCGCGGCGCGCGCACTTTCTACCGTTGCGTTATTTCAGCGTGGTGTATGTAGAGGCCGTGCGCGGAACGCCGTTGCTGGTGCAGATTTTGATTTTCTTCTACGTCGTCGCGCCGGCGTTCCATGCCGAGAACCGTTTTCTCGTCGGTGTCCTGATTCTCTCCTGCTTCAGTGGCGCTTACATCTCCGAAGTCATCCGTGCTGGCATCGAAAGCGTGGGACAATCCCAGTTGGAATCCGCCAAAGCCATCGGCCTGACGCGCGCACAGACTTATCGTTACGTCATCTTTCCGCAGGCACTGCGCCAGACCTTGCCTCCCCTCGCCGGGCAGTTCGTTTCGCTCATCAAGGACTCGTCGCTGCTCTCCACCATCAGCCTGAACGAATTCACCCAAAACGCGCGCGAAGTCAACGCCTACACCTTCAGCGCGCTGGAAAGTTACATTCCCCTTGCCGTGGGTTATCTGATTTTGACGCTGCCGATCTCGCTTTGGACGCGGCATCTGGAGCAACGGGTCAAATTTGAAACGTGA
- a CDS encoding transporter substrate-binding domain-containing protein: MKYVSKKRLTSTLADWPASAFILFCSPLLGLLSGCSSKDSNKLIVGMELSYPPFEMTDERGSPTGVSVDIATALGQFLGKEVQIQNLPFDGLIPALKTGKIDLIVSSMTATAERAQSIDFSVPYLKTGLCLLVGKNSNIQSIQDVDQPGKILAVKQGTTGHTYTATKVKNAKVLVLDKEDACVLEVVQGKADAFIYDQMSTFKNWQRNPDTTRALLKPFQEESWAIGIRKGNPALKLQVNAFLKDLKARGGFDELGERYLKEQKEAFGKMGIPFYF; this comes from the coding sequence ATGAAATACGTTTCCAAAAAGCGACTGACTTCGACCCTGGCGGACTGGCCTGCGTCGGCGTTCATTCTTTTCTGCTCGCCGCTGCTCGGCCTGCTCTCTGGCTGTTCTTCCAAAGACAGCAACAAGTTGATTGTGGGAATGGAACTATCTTATCCGCCGTTTGAAATGACGGATGAACGTGGAAGCCCCACTGGTGTCAGCGTCGATATTGCCACGGCGCTCGGCCAATTTCTCGGCAAAGAAGTCCAAATTCAAAACCTTCCGTTCGACGGGCTGATCCCCGCCCTGAAGACCGGCAAGATCGATCTCATCGTTTCGTCAATGACAGCCACGGCTGAGCGCGCTCAGTCCATTGATTTCTCCGTCCCCTACTTGAAAACGGGCCTCTGTCTGTTGGTCGGGAAAAACTCCAACATTCAGTCCATTCAAGACGTGGACCAACCGGGAAAAATCCTGGCTGTCAAACAAGGAACAACCGGCCACACTTACACGGCCACGAAGGTGAAGAACGCAAAAGTGCTGGTGCTCGACAAGGAAGATGCCTGCGTGTTGGAAGTCGTCCAAGGCAAGGCGGACGCTTTCATCTACGATCAAATGTCCACCTTCAAGAACTGGCAGCGCAATCCTGACACCACGCGCGCGCTGTTGAAACCGTTTCAGGAGGAGTCCTGGGCCATTGGCATTCGCAAAGGCAACCCCGCGTTGAAACTGCAGGTGAACGCATTTCTGAAGGACCTCAAAGCCAGGGGAGGGTTTGACGAACTCGGCGAGCGCTACTTAAAGGAGCAAAAAGAAGCTTTCGGAAAAATGGGCATTCCTTTCTACTTCTGA
- a CDS encoding putative 4-mercaptohistidine N1-methyltransferase: MNFYETDRAVAEYLLFHYGSPEEVLPYDFGPLNALNFPARCISECLEPVRLSSAARALDLGCAVGRATFELARHCREVSGIDYSQRFIEAAGTLQQCGSIEFEYVEEGDCTRRSQAVVPRDIDRQRVHFERGDAMYLRDDFGTFEVVLMANLIDRLSAPRRCLQQLPALMKPGGQLIITSPYTWLEEYTPRENWLGGFEHDGQRIRTLDTLKIILGHDFGFSFTKDLPFLIREHARKFQWSVAEASVWVRK; this comes from the coding sequence ATGAACTTTTACGAAACTGACCGCGCCGTCGCCGAATATCTCCTGTTTCATTATGGCTCGCCGGAAGAGGTGCTGCCGTATGACTTCGGGCCGTTGAATGCGTTGAACTTTCCGGCGCGGTGCATAAGCGAATGCCTTGAACCCGTGCGATTGTCGTCGGCCGCGCGCGCGCTGGACCTTGGTTGCGCGGTCGGCAGAGCAACGTTCGAACTGGCACGCCACTGCCGCGAAGTGAGTGGCATTGATTACTCACAACGATTCATCGAAGCCGCCGGCACGTTACAACAATGTGGATCGATCGAGTTTGAATACGTCGAGGAAGGTGACTGCACTCGTCGCAGTCAAGCGGTCGTTCCTCGCGACATTGACCGCCAACGTGTGCACTTCGAGCGCGGTGATGCCATGTATCTACGCGACGATTTCGGAACGTTTGAGGTTGTGCTCATGGCGAACCTCATCGACCGCCTGAGCGCCCCGCGTCGTTGTCTGCAACAACTTCCCGCCTTGATGAAACCTGGCGGTCAACTCATCATCACTTCGCCCTACACGTGGTTGGAGGAATACACGCCGCGAGAAAACTGGCTCGGCGGTTTTGAACACGACGGTCAACGAATTAGAACACTCGATACGCTGAAGATCATCCTGGGTCACGACTTCGGATTCTCGTTCACCAAAGACCTTCCGTTCTTGATTCGCGAACATGCGCGCAAGTTTCAATGGAGCGTGGCGGAAGCCAGTGTATGGGTTAGAAAGTAA
- a CDS encoding type II secretion system protein produces MTSSFRRCPCGMGRGFTLIELLVVIAIIAILAGLLLPALIRAKMKGQGIYCMNNLKQLQVAWILYTDDHQGRLPPNVGGAYGNWVGGSMELGTVPVGADSTNTVLLVDRVKSVMGPYVQNPNVFRCPADKSRVIVGRNGVHPRVRSMSMNNWMNGSDLDAPAFIIFRRTADIIKPAPSNAFVFIDEHEDSINDAMFGVDMRGFGAALTVIDWPAHYHSHAGGVSFADGHSEIHKWRDPRTRKRVTGRDLGREPSPNNPDFAWLQERATSRK; encoded by the coding sequence ATGACTTCTTCTTTTAGACGTTGTCCTTGTGGCATGGGGCGCGGTTTTACCCTGATCGAGCTGTTGGTGGTTATTGCCATCATCGCCATTCTGGCGGGCCTGCTGCTGCCCGCCCTGATCCGCGCCAAAATGAAAGGGCAGGGGATTTATTGCATGAACAATTTGAAGCAATTGCAAGTCGCCTGGATTCTCTACACTGATGATCATCAAGGACGATTGCCGCCGAATGTCGGCGGCGCTTACGGCAACTGGGTGGGCGGCAGTATGGAATTGGGAACCGTCCCAGTCGGCGCCGACAGCACCAACACTGTGCTGCTGGTTGACCGGGTCAAATCGGTGATGGGGCCGTACGTCCAGAACCCGAATGTTTTTCGTTGCCCGGCGGACAAGTCCAGAGTAATTGTCGGCCGAAATGGAGTGCATCCCCGCGTGCGCAGCATGTCGATGAACAATTGGATGAACGGCAGTGATCTCGACGCTCCGGCGTTCATCATCTTCCGTCGGACTGCGGACATCATCAAGCCGGCGCCCTCAAATGCTTTTGTCTTTATCGATGAACACGAGGACAGCATCAACGATGCGATGTTTGGCGTGGACATGCGGGGCTTCGGCGCGGCGCTGACCGTCATCGATTGGCCCGCTCATTATCACAGCCATGCCGGAGGCGTTTCTTTTGCGGACGGGCACTCGGAAATTCACAAGTGGCGCGATCCCCGGACCCGGAAGCGTGTGACGGGCCGAGACCTGGGCCGGGAACCGTCGCCAAACAATCCTGATTTCGCCTGGTTGCAGGAACGCGCGACCAGCAGAAAATAA